One Williamsia phyllosphaerae DNA segment encodes these proteins:
- the fumC gene encoding class II fumarate hydratase — MSADTGPDIVDVPIGIDATGTRHETDSMGGIDVPADRYWGAQTQRSLVHFSIGDDRMPTAVYQAYGHVKKAAAIVNGRAGRLEEWRWRLIAGVADEVIHGQLDDSFPLFVWQTGSGTQSNMNVNEVISNRCIQLVGGELGSKTPIHPNDHVNMGQSSNDTFPTAMHIATVSTIVDRLLPAVGALRAAVDTNARRWRDVVKIGRTHLEDAVPLTVGQEWSGYSAQIHQAADRVESVLVGLHELAMGGTAVGTGLNAPAGFGDDVAEQIATQTGQPYISAENKFAAQGGLDAMVAASAGLRSLAVALMKIANDIRWLASGPRSGIGELSLPANEPGSSIMPGKVNPTQCEAMVMVCIQVLADDTGVAFAGTQGNFELNAMRPIIVNNVLHSATILADMCSKFTEYCVSGIELNRDVIAGYVDRSLMLVTALSPVIGYEKAAAIAHRAAADNSTLRTAALATGYIDADDFDRIVDPATMVGADAGPEQE; from the coding sequence ATGAGCGCCGACACCGGTCCCGACATCGTCGACGTCCCCATCGGGATCGACGCCACGGGGACGCGACACGAGACCGACTCCATGGGCGGCATCGACGTGCCCGCCGATCGCTACTGGGGGGCGCAGACGCAACGGTCGCTGGTGCACTTCTCCATCGGCGACGACCGCATGCCCACGGCCGTCTACCAGGCATACGGTCACGTCAAGAAGGCCGCAGCGATCGTGAACGGTCGAGCCGGGCGGCTCGAGGAGTGGCGATGGCGCCTGATCGCGGGGGTGGCCGACGAAGTGATCCACGGACAACTCGACGACAGCTTCCCGCTCTTCGTCTGGCAGACGGGCTCGGGCACGCAGTCGAACATGAACGTCAACGAGGTCATCAGCAATCGGTGTATCCAGCTGGTCGGTGGCGAACTGGGTTCCAAGACGCCGATCCATCCGAACGACCACGTCAACATGGGGCAGTCGAGCAACGACACCTTCCCGACCGCCATGCACATCGCGACGGTCTCGACCATCGTCGATCGGCTGCTCCCCGCGGTCGGCGCGCTACGGGCGGCGGTCGACACCAACGCGCGACGGTGGCGGGACGTGGTGAAGATCGGGCGTACACATCTCGAGGACGCGGTGCCGCTGACGGTGGGTCAGGAGTGGTCCGGGTACAGCGCGCAGATCCACCAGGCGGCAGACCGGGTCGAGTCCGTACTCGTCGGGTTGCACGAGCTGGCGATGGGCGGGACCGCGGTTGGAACGGGGCTCAACGCACCTGCCGGGTTCGGCGACGACGTCGCCGAACAGATCGCGACGCAGACCGGGCAGCCCTACATCTCCGCGGAGAACAAGTTCGCCGCCCAGGGCGGTCTGGACGCGATGGTCGCGGCCAGCGCCGGATTGCGTTCTCTCGCGGTGGCGTTGATGAAGATCGCCAACGACATCCGATGGCTGGCATCGGGGCCGCGCAGCGGTATCGGGGAGCTGAGTCTGCCCGCGAACGAACCGGGCAGCTCGATCATGCCGGGCAAGGTCAACCCCACCCAGTGCGAGGCGATGGTCATGGTCTGCATCCAGGTGCTCGCCGACGACACCGGCGTCGCGTTCGCAGGCACCCAGGGCAACTTCGAACTCAACGCGATGCGGCCGATCATCGTGAACAACGTGCTGCACTCGGCGACCATCCTCGCCGACATGTGCTCGAAATTCACCGAATACTGCGTCAGTGGAATCGAATTGAATCGTGATGTCATCGCCGGATACGTCGACCGGTCGCTGATGCTCGTGACGGCACTGTCGCCGGTCATCGGCTATGAGAAGGCCGCGGCCATCGCCCACCGTGCCGCCGCCGACAACTCCACCCTTCGTACGGCCGCGCTCGCGACCGGATACATCGACGCCGATGACTTCGATCGGATCGTCGACCCCGCAACGATGGTCGGCGCCGACGCCGGCCCGGAACAGGAGTGA
- a CDS encoding ArsR/SmtB family transcription factor, translating to MEDLRHPGRDELRIESVIAALDHPIRLRVVRTLASAEREMTCTEILPDMTKSSASHHWKVLRENGIVEQRRDGRFLFQRLRRDDLDARFPGIIDAVIAPA from the coding sequence ATGGAGGATCTGAGGCATCCCGGTCGCGACGAGCTACGTATCGAATCGGTGATCGCTGCGCTCGACCATCCGATCCGTCTGCGCGTGGTGCGCACTCTTGCGTCAGCCGAGCGCGAGATGACCTGTACCGAGATCTTGCCGGACATGACCAAGAGCAGCGCGAGTCATCACTGGAAGGTTCTGCGCGAGAACGGGATCGTCGAGCAACGCCGCGACGGCCGGTTCCTGTTCCAACGTCTCCGTCGTGACGATCTCGACGCCCGCTTCCCCGGGATCATCGACGCGGTGATCGCACCCGCGTGA
- a CDS encoding nuclear transport factor 2 family protein: MTTSTRTDPAESIQHRLAVTFHRALTSKDWSLLRTIMSPEVTWVLPGDNTISGPAVGIDAVIERAELIASYGLTFTLEHILLSRDNMALALHNTAQRPDAVLDEHLSTVCRVVDDQIVGVETYLSDVEGMNAFFVPRAGGA, translated from the coding sequence ATGACGACCAGCACCCGGACCGACCCCGCCGAATCGATCCAACACCGGCTCGCAGTCACCTTCCATCGGGCATTGACCAGCAAGGACTGGTCTCTTCTCCGAACGATCATGAGTCCGGAAGTGACGTGGGTGCTGCCCGGCGACAACACCATCTCCGGGCCGGCAGTCGGCATCGACGCCGTCATCGAACGCGCGGAGCTCATCGCGAGTTACGGACTGACGTTCACCCTCGAGCACATCCTGCTGAGTCGGGACAACATGGCACTCGCCTTGCACAACACGGCGCAGCGGCCGGATGCCGTTCTGGACGAACATCTCTCGACCGTGTGTCGCGTCGTCGACGATCAGATTGTCGGTGTGGAGACCTACCTGTCCGACGTCGAGGGCATGAACGCATTTTTTGTACCCCGAGCCGGCGGGGCGTGA